Within bacterium, the genomic segment TTCTTGCTGGCGCATCTCCCCGCATTCCTGACTTTAAGAATCGCATTAAGGTTGGAACAGGGAATGCGGAAAACAAATCAGAGGCACAGAATGCACTATCCCGATCAAAACTCTGAGAAATTCTCTTTTGGTCTTTTTCGATCAGGTGTGGATTTGATTGTGGTTGGGCATTTTCATACAGAAAAATCTGTTGAAATGGTTTTAGAAAATCGGAATGTGCTATTCTATAACCTGCCTGGATGGGAACAAGGGTTCCGTTATCTGGTGATTCCTTCCAGCGGGACACCTTACTTTACGGATTGGGGAAAACAAAATGGAAATTCTGCAACGACGTGAAGAAAACGTAGTGATTCTTGATATCTATGGCGCGATTTCACTTGGAGAAAGTAAAGAAAAATTCGCCCATGTGATGGATGAGCTTCTTTCTGAATCCGGGACCAATGTGCTTGTGAATTTTTCGGCAATCAACTACGTTGACAGTACCGGGATCGGCGAACTGGTTGGTTACCTGAATAAATTCGTTGAAAAGAACCGGCAACTGAAAATTCTAAAACCGCATGAACGGGTGCTCAAATTGCTGCAGATCACCAAGCTCGATACAATGTTTGAGATTTACAATGATGAAGAGCAGGCGTTGCAGAGCTTTAACAGATAACTTCGGCGGTCCGGTTCTTCATCGCTCTTTGCAATTGAGCAGGAACAAGCCGGTTCGTTCATCGTAGGTCCTATCCATTTTCTCAGGAAACGGAAACAAGATTACCTCCGCCGTAACCGCAAC encodes:
- a CDS encoding STAS domain-containing protein yields the protein MEILQRREENVVILDIYGAISLGESKEKFAHVMDELLSESGTNVLVNFSAINYVDSTGIGELVGYLNKFVEKNRQLKILKPHERVLKLLQITKLDTMFEIYNDEEQALQSFNR